GGTCTGGCCTTTGTACTCGTACTTGCCGGCGGCGGTCTCCGGCAGGACCGTCATGTGGCAAACTGGATCTATTTCAAACAACGAGCCCCTGCTTGGACTTTTTACGATGCGCCCGGTAGATGAAGTATCCGAACGCGCCGAACAGACAGTACGGCAAAATCAACATCATCAGAATGCCGCGATTCAGCCCCGCGGCTAGAGCTCTGCCTTCAGACGAGTTCTCCAGGGCGGAACGACAGAGCGAGCAGCCTTGAGCCCACAATTCGGGATGTAGTCCAATCATCAGTGCACCCGTATCAGATGAGTCGCAGTCCCCAGAGTCTCGGGGTAGGTGAACGAAAACATGATTATAGCAAGGATGAGAGGAACGAACGTCAGAAGAACCAGATTGATCCGTTCGTAACGCAGATGCATGAAGATCGCCGCAATGACCAGAATCTTCGCCAGGGTCGTACAGACCAGCAGAAAAGCTTTCAAGCTTTCGTTAATAGGCGCATAGCCCAGGCCCAGGGCGGTTGCCGTCAGGATAAGAAGCCATACCCACGTTTTGAAATACAGTCTGTAGTTTACGGGATGATGTTCTTGATCGTGATCGTGTTCGTGATCAGCCACAGATGATCTCCTTACATGAGGTAATAAAATGCAAAAACAAAAACCCAGACCACATCGATAAAGTGCCAATACAAGCCAGCGTTCTCGACCTGATCCGCCGAATACTTCCCGAGCGCCGCGCGTATCGCCACGATCGCCAGGATCGTCACACCGCTGAGGACGTGAAACCCGTGAAAGCCGGTGATCACAAAGAACGTCGCTGCGAACTGCGGCACTCCCCATGGATTATGGGTCAGGCGCGCGCCCTCTTCAATCAAATGACTCCATTCGAAAGCCTGGCACCCGAGAAATGCCAGCCCGCCGACGACCGTGAGCGCCATGAATCGAACTGCCAGTTTCGGGTTCGCCGCGCGGGCCGCTCCGACCGCCATCGCCATTACCGCGCTGGAGGAGATCAGAATGAAAGTCATGAGCGTGATCAACACCATGTTGAAGACTTCCGTCTGCTTCGGCCAGGCCGGGCTGATACGGCGCATGAATCCGTATGCGATCAAAAACGCGGCGAATGTCAGCGCGTCCGAAATGATGAAAATCCACATCATGAACTTGCTCCACGAGGTGCCGAACGGCGATTTTCCGCCGCCCCAGTTGGAAGCAAGTATCCGTTGTTGTTCAGCAGCGAGGCTGGAATCCATTCAGTTCAGATCTCCCACAAATTTGCGTTAAGACAACAACATCATCAGAAAAAGATAAATCCAGAGCGCATCCATCACGTGCCAATAGAGGGCGATAAGTTTGAGCGGTTCGTGATTGGCGACCGTCAGCCGGTCTTTCAATGCCTTCCCTAAAACGACCGACAGCCCGATCACTCCGCCTAGAAGGTGCACGCCATGGAGGCCGGATAAAATATAAAAGAAACTGCTCTGCAGCGTAGACGGCAGATACACGCCTTCATTGACCAGTTGCTTCCACACCGCCAGTTGTCCAACAAGGAACCCAAGACCCAGAACGCCGCCGACGCTCAGCCAGCGCTTCATGCTCGCGGCGTCCTTCCGCTGGATCGCTTTTCGCGACAATTCAAGCGCGACGCTGCTCATCAGCAATACCGCGGTATTCGGCCACAACAGCCACGGCAACTCGATGTTCTGCCAGGTTGGCTGACCGCGCAGCACGATATACGCGCTCGACAGTCCGGCGAACAGCATGAGGATCGCCGTGAGCAGAATCCAGGTTGCGATTTGTCCCTTCGATACCGGGAACGAAGATTCCGGATCTCCGGAACCGCCATCGCCGCCCCGATCTGCGGGCGGAGGTGGCGGCAGGATGATTTCTTTTCGTTCTTCAACTAACGTCGGCATGGAATTCTCTTTTAATGTTTCGCCGTCGCGGTTGCAGGAACCGTCTGCGGAATGAAGTCTTCTTTCTCTCCGGGCACGCTGTAGTCAAAGGGCCAGCGATGCACCACAGGAAGCTCTTCTCCAAAGTTACCATGGCCCGTCGGGCAGGGCACGGTCCATTCAAGGCCGGTGGCCTGCCACGGGTTGTTGTCCAGCGCCCGCTTCCCGGCGAAAATGCTGATAAAGAAGTTGAGCAGGAAAATGAGCTGAGAGGCTCCCAGCACGAAGGCGGCTAATGTGATGAAAACGTTAACCGGCTGCTGCGCCTGCAGGAATAAGTACTGCGTCGGATCATAGATGCGCCGCATCTGGCCCCCGATACCCAGGATATGCATCGGGAAAAACACGCAATAGGCGCCAATGAAACTCAGCCAGAAATGGGCTTTGCCCAGCGTTTCGTTCATAAACCGGCCGAACATTTTGGGGAACCAGAAATAGATTCCACCGAATGCGGCAAACAACGGCGCGATGGCCATGACGAGATGGAAGTGCGCCACGACGAAGTAGGTATCTTGAAGTTGTATATCCGCTGCCGATGTCCCGAGGAATATTCCGCTCAGGCCCCCGCTGACAAACATCGACACGAATCCTATGGAGAACAGGCCCGCGGCAGTGAAGCGGATACGGGCACCCCAGACCGTACCTAACCAATTAAAGGTTTTCACAGCGGAGGGAACCGCAATCAACAATGTCGTGAGCGTAAAGACCGATCCGAGGAATGGATTCATTCCGCTGACGAACATATGGTGGCCCCAGACGATAAAACTCAGAGCGGCGATGGCCACCATCGAATAGACCATCATCCGATAGCTGAAAATCGGCTTCCTGCAGAACGTCGACAGAATGTCGGAAGCCATGCCCATGGCCGGCAGAACCACGATGTAAACTTCAGGATGTCCGAAGAACCAGAACAGGTGCTGCCAGAGCAGAGGATGACCGCCGGAGTGATCGACCGGCAGACCGTTCATGATCACGCCCGCCGGGACAAAGAAGCTCGTTCCGCCCACGCGATCGAACGTCAGCAGAATAGCGGCGCCCAGCAACACGGGAAACGCAAGCAGACCAAGCACGGACGTAACCAGCAGCGACCACTGAGTCAGGGGAAGCCTCATCATCGAGAGGCCGCGGGTGCGCATCGTCAGGATCGTCGTGATGTAATTCAGACCGCCCATCAATCCCGAGGCGCTGAACAGCGCGATTGCGGTAATCCATAAGGTCACGCCGGTACCTTGTCCAGGCGCCGCCGCGGGAAGTGCGCTGAGTGGCGCGTAGGACGTCCAGCCTCCCATCGGTGCTCCGGTCTGCACAAACAATGCGGAGAAAATCACGACACAGGAAACCAGAAATATCCAGTACGACAGCGCGTTCAGGAATGGGAACGCCATGTCTCGCGCGCCGATCTGCAGCGGAATCAGGAAATTTCCAAAGCCCCCGGTCAGCACAGCTGTAAAAAGGAAGAAGACCATGATGGTGCCGTGCATCGTGACGAGCGAAATGTAGAATTCGGGCGCCATGATGCCGCCCGCCCACGCCGTAGGGAAGAGCTTGGCCATATTCGGAGACAGCGTCGTCGGCCACGCGAGCTGATACCGCATCAGCATGGACAGAAAACCGCCGACAACAGCCATTGCCATCGCGGTGATCATGTATTGAATGCCGATGATCTTATGATCCGTACTGAAAATATATTTCCGGATAAAGCCCAGCTCGTGGTGGGTATGCTCGGCTGTGTGGGACTCGCTCATGATTCCCCTTTCATCTATTCAGGCTGCGCGCTTGCGCTACTGTTTACCGGCTTCTTCCAGCCATTTATTAAATGCGTCCTGCGACTCGTCGACTGTGAAGGCCGCCTTCATTCGATAGTGTCCGAGACCGCACAGTTCAGCGCATGCGACCTCATATTGTCCCGTAAGGGTCGGCGTAAACCATACCTCGATAGCCATGCCGGGAACGGCATCCTGCTTCATGCGGAAATTCGGAAGGAAGAAGCTATGAATGACATCCTTCGAGCGCAACTGGACCCGAACCGGCTTGCCGACAGGCGCGTGCATGACGCCGATGCTCAAGACGTCGTCTTTGGCATTCGGATCGCTCCGGTCCAGACCAATCGGGTTCGTGCCCGTGATGAGTTTCGTATCTGTGCGGCCGAATTGGCCGTCCGGCCCGGCGTAATGGAAGTTCCATGCGAACTGTTCGCCGGTAACTTGAATGATGGTCGCATTCTTGGGAGCATCGGCAAAATAGATCGAAGCCCAGACCCGCTGCCCCATAAATACAAGGACCGTCAGGATTACTGCTGTCAGGATCAGTAAAAATGCTTCGGCTTTGGGATTGTCGTGCCAGTATTCGGCCCGTTCCGTTCCACTTTCCCCATATCGTGCCACGAAGTAACCGAGCGCGCCCTGAACCAATATAAAGGCGATACCGCTGACGACCAGCACCGCCATGAACAGGCTGTCTATTTTTGCGCCGTGCTCGGAAGCCAGTTTCGGAAACCAAAAGGGTTGTGCAATAAAGAAATAAAGCGAGACAATGATGAGAACAAGAAGCAAACCGGCCAGTACGACCCCGCTCAGGGTTATCCGACCTGGCCCTGTGCCATCGGCCATCTGAATTCCCTCCTAAAGGTAGGAACCGAACCACGGACGCAAAGCAAATCAGGAATTTAGCAAAAGCGTTAGGTGACGTAAACCACAAAGGTGGTTTAACCTTAATTTATGCCTTCGAGAGCGGCCACTGCAGAACCGGAAGTCGACAACGACACTTCCATTCAACTGCAGCCCTTGTATCACGTCATCCTGCTGAACGATGACGACCACACCTATGACTACGTCATCGAAATGCTGGAAAAGATCTTCGGCTTTTCCGAATCGAAAGCGCTCTCGCATGCGGTCGACGTGGATACCCACGGCACGACCATCCTGCTGACGTGTGAACTCGAAAAGGCCGAACAGAAGCGCGACCTGATCCATAGCTATGGCCCGGACTGGCGGTTACCGCGTTCATTGGGGTCCATGGCGGCGATTGTGGAACCGGCGGCAAGCTGAGACGAGACGAAGCGGAAGGAACCTACGGATAATTGCGGATTTTCTTCGCTAGTTTCCGGATCTCCTCCGCCGACAGCACCTTCTCGTCGACCATTCCCAGCAGAAACTGATCCACCGATCCCGCACAGAACCGGTCGATGATCTGCCGGACCGCGCGTGCCGCGACGCTGAGTTGCGGCACTTTCGCCCGGTACACGAAGACCTTTCCTGCCAACTTGTGGCCGAGATAGCCCCGCGCCTCCAGCCGCCGCAGCAGCGTTCTGACCGTTGGGTCCTTCAATGTATGCCGCGGTTTCAGCGATTCCCGGACCTCCTCGGAAGTCGCCGAGCCTTTCGACCAGATGAAATTCAGAATCGCCTGCTGCAGATCCGTAAGCGGACGCCGGTGAGTGTTACTCCTTGGCATGTGACGAACTGTAACATGCATTCACATCTCCCGCAAGCCGGAGTCGACATGGTGTGTGGTCGCGACGCCGCGGACGCCATTCGTCGTTTCAGTAACCATTTACCCTCCCGGCGGCCGGCTCGGGCGGCATCAATGTCGACTTCCCGCTTACTGTTCAATGGACGCGTCGATCCAATCGACACAGCGTTGTGGGTCGACTAGCCGCGAAGCAGGTTTAGCCGCAGATGACGCGGATGACGCAGATGGGCGCTTCAATAAGTCTTTTTCAGCGCCGATCTGCGTCATCCGCGTCATCTGCGGCTAAACAACTTTGACGGAGCCGTGGTAATTCGTCGCTAAGGGGGTTGACTATCTCACCGTTTAGCGTATCCTTATAGGCGGCGTAAAGAAATCGCCAAAATTCAAATGTTCGGTAGCTCCTTGTCTAATCGGTTGTCGATTGTTCCTTGATCCCACCGCAAAGCCCCGGAAGTTCCCTTACAAGATTAGGAAAATAAATGTCGAAAAAAATATTTGTTGGAAATCTGTCGTTTCAAACCACAGAAAGCGATCTCACTAACGCATTCGCGCAGCACGGCAGTGTCGAAGCGGTGGCGATCATCACGGACCGCGATACAGGCCGATCCAAAGGCTTTGGATTCGTGACGATGACGGATGGCGCAGACCAGGCAATTGCCCAGTTGAGCGGCTCCGAACTCAATGGCCGAACGTTGACGGTGAACGAAGCCAAGCCCATGGTAAAGAGGGACTTCGGCGGCGGCGGCGGCGGCGGTCGAGGCGGCGGTGGTGGTGGACGCGGTCGTTACTAACGAACGCGCTCCTGATTGAATCAAAAGGGGACAGGTCACCGAAAAGAAGTGACCTGTCCCCTTTTTTTGATTCCGATGGTTCGGGCGCTCAGTCGCCGCGGCCGCCGCGCTGTCCTCTTGCTCCTCCGCCTCCGAATGGAGGATAGGTGCGGGGATTCAAAATGTGGCGGTCGATAAAGAAGTCGGCCAATTGTGCGGAGAGGACTGCGAATTCGGGATTGCTGTCGAACGCATGCGGCACGCCTTCAAAGGCGTGGAATTCCACGGGAACCTTCGCGTCCTGAAACTGCTGTACCAGCTTCCTGCTGCTTTCGATCGGAATCGTGACATCCTTCATCCCGTGGAAAATCGCAATGGGCGGAAAACCTGACGCGATATAAGTGGTCGAATTGGCGGCTTTCCGTGCCGCCTCATCGCTGCCCGCGGGCAACATGCTGGCCGTAACGTTCGTCGCCGGATAGTACGCAAGGCAGACCGCAACCTTCGTGCTGACGCCCGCATTGCCGCCTGTACCTTCGAATTCAGGACGATCACCGGTGCCCGCCGTGAAGAGCGCATGGTAGCCGCCGGCCGAGTAACCGACGACACCGATGCGCTGCGGATCGATGCCGAGAGTCTTCGCGTGGGCGCGGACCCAGCGAATGGAGGCCTTGGCATCGTGAATCAAAGCGGGGTAACCGGCCTGTCCCGCGAGACGATACTGAGCCGCAATCGCCACGTATCCTCGCGCTGCAAACGGCTTGATCCTTTCAGCAAGCGACTCTTTGTTTCCGCCGGTAAATCCGCCGCCATGAAAATGGATCGTCGCCATTTGTTTGGCCGTCACTCCTGCAGGCGGGCGGTAGATATCGAGTTTCAGATCCATGTCGCCGCCTTTGCCGTAAATGACATCGCTCTCGACAGTGACCTTGCTCTGCGACGGTTCGGGAACCTGCACCGCCGCGCTCAACACCGGCACCGCCGAACCCGCCAGCGCCGCTCCAATGAAACCCCGTCTGCCCATGTCGCTCATCTCATCCTCCGGTAGTGTGAAAGTGCCATAACTATAGACTGCGCTTCATGGGATTCCAAACTGTCACTACCATATGGAGGCAATAATTCGCGAAGCAACTGGAGAGGGTGAATGGATCTGTAAAGGACGCGTCTAATTTCATAAGAGGGTGCTCATATGAACAGATTAATCAAAAACGCCATTTTCGGTGCCATTGGCGGAGTTGCGGGGACAGCGGTCATCGGCCAGGCTATGGGGATTCTGTCGAAACTTCAGCCGGAAAAGGACAGGAAACTGGAAGAGCAGCTGATCTCAGAGAACCCGACGGAAAAGCTCGCTCGCGTCGTGGTCGAGGATGCTCTCGGAATCCGCATAAGCGGCGAGACAAAATCTGCGCTTGGGCAGGCGGTCCGCTGGGGCTACGGCATCGGCTGGGGAGCCGTCTATGGAATTCTACGAAACGAATTTCCTGTGATGGCGAAAGCCGGAGGGCTCCCTTTCGGGATTGGCCTTTCGCTTTTAGGCTGGACGGTGTTGCTGCCTATGTTCAATCTGACGCCGCCACCGCAAAAATTGCCCGTGAGCACACATGCTCAAGGACTCGTCAGTCATTATGCGTATGCGGCGGCTGTGGAAGGTGTGTGCCGGCTCTGCAATACGGTGGAGCAGGCTGCCACAGGCGCTCCGCAACGAACCAAGCCGGAATTGCGGCGGGTTTCATAATCGCGCCCGCGCCAAACGTTACACGACACCCTTCGAACACCACTCGCGGATGACGTAACTGGCAGATCAGCCGATTTCGTAGCAAACTAGAGTTGATATGCTGACGTCCTACATTCAAGCCGCCATGAAGCGGGCCCACTATGAAATCCTTACTGACGACGGGACCTTTTACGGTGAGATTCCCGGTTTCGACGGGGTTCTTGCGAATGCCGGTACGTTGGAGGAATGCCGGGAGTAATTGGCAGAAGTGCTGGAAGAATGGCTCCTTGTGCGCATCTCCCGGAGGTTTACGTTACCCGTGATCGATGGTCTTTCTCTTTCTGTCAAAGAAGTTGTGTAGTGCCACCTTTTGGACCGACCAAGCGAAAGGATCTGCTCCACTATTTGAAAAGACTCGGCTTTGAAGGCCCTATTTCCGGTGACAAACATGAGTTTCTTGTAAAGGGATCGCT
The genomic region above belongs to Terriglobia bacterium and contains:
- a CDS encoding alpha/beta hydrolase; protein product: MSDMGRRGFIGAALAGSAVPVLSAAVQVPEPSQSKVTVESDVIYGKGGDMDLKLDIYRPPAGVTAKQMATIHFHGGGFTGGNKESLAERIKPFAARGYVAIAAQYRLAGQAGYPALIHDAKASIRWVRAHAKTLGIDPQRIGVVGYSAGGYHALFTAGTGDRPEFEGTGGNAGVSTKVAVCLAYYPATNVTASMLPAGSDEAARKAANSTTYIASGFPPIAIFHGMKDVTIPIESSRKLVQQFQDAKVPVEFHAFEGVPHAFDSNPEFAVLSAQLADFFIDRHILNPRTYPPFGGGGARGQRGGRGD
- a CDS encoding RNA-binding protein is translated as MSKKIFVGNLSFQTTESDLTNAFAQHGSVEAVAIITDRDTGRSKGFGFVTMTDGADQAIAQLSGSELNGRTLTVNEAKPMVKRDFGGGGGGGRGGGGGGRGRY
- a CDS encoding ATP-dependent Clp protease adaptor ClpS, producing the protein MPSRAATAEPEVDNDTSIQLQPLYHVILLNDDDHTYDYVIEMLEKIFGFSESKALSHAVDVDTHGTTILLTCELEKAEQKRDLIHSYGPDWRLPRSLGSMAAIVEPAAS
- a CDS encoding DUF1440 domain-containing protein, translating into MNRLIKNAIFGAIGGVAGTAVIGQAMGILSKLQPEKDRKLEEQLISENPTEKLARVVVEDALGIRISGETKSALGQAVRWGYGIGWGAVYGILRNEFPVMAKAGGLPFGIGLSLLGWTVLLPMFNLTPPPQKLPVSTHAQGLVSHYAYAAAVEGVCRLCNTVEQAATGAPQRTKPELRRVS
- the coxB gene encoding cytochrome c oxidase subunit II, whose amino-acid sequence is MADGTGPGRITLSGVVLAGLLLVLIIVSLYFFIAQPFWFPKLASEHGAKIDSLFMAVLVVSGIAFILVQGALGYFVARYGESGTERAEYWHDNPKAEAFLLILTAVILTVLVFMGQRVWASIYFADAPKNATIIQVTGEQFAWNFHYAGPDGQFGRTDTKLITGTNPIGLDRSDPNAKDDVLSIGVMHAPVGKPVRVQLRSKDVIHSFFLPNFRMKQDAVPGMAIEVWFTPTLTGQYEVACAELCGLGHYRMKAAFTVDESQDAFNKWLEEAGKQ
- a CDS encoding cytochrome c oxidase subunit 3 — its product is MDSSLAAEQQRILASNWGGGKSPFGTSWSKFMMWIFIISDALTFAAFLIAYGFMRRISPAWPKQTEVFNMVLITLMTFILISSSAVMAMAVGAARAANPKLAVRFMALTVVGGLAFLGCQAFEWSHLIEEGARLTHNPWGVPQFAATFFVITGFHGFHVLSGVTILAIVAIRAALGKYSADQVENAGLYWHFIDVVWVFVFAFYYLM
- a CDS encoding cbb3-type cytochrome c oxidase subunit I, coding for MSESHTAEHTHHELGFIRKYIFSTDHKIIGIQYMITAMAMAVVGGFLSMLMRYQLAWPTTLSPNMAKLFPTAWAGGIMAPEFYISLVTMHGTIMVFFLFTAVLTGGFGNFLIPLQIGARDMAFPFLNALSYWIFLVSCVVIFSALFVQTGAPMGGWTSYAPLSALPAAAPGQGTGVTLWITAIALFSASGLMGGLNYITTILTMRTRGLSMMRLPLTQWSLLVTSVLGLLAFPVLLGAAILLTFDRVGGTSFFVPAGVIMNGLPVDHSGGHPLLWQHLFWFFGHPEVYIVVLPAMGMASDILSTFCRKPIFSYRMMVYSMVAIAALSFIVWGHHMFVSGMNPFLGSVFTLTTLLIAVPSAVKTFNWLGTVWGARIRFTAAGLFSIGFVSMFVSGGLSGIFLGTSAADIQLQDTYFVVAHFHLVMAIAPLFAAFGGIYFWFPKMFGRFMNETLGKAHFWLSFIGAYCVFFPMHILGIGGQMRRIYDPTQYLFLQAQQPVNVFITLAAFVLGASQLIFLLNFFISIFAGKRALDNNPWQATGLEWTVPCPTGHGNFGEELPVVHRWPFDYSVPGEKEDFIPQTVPATATAKH
- a CDS encoding BlaI/MecI/CopY family transcriptional regulator, with the protein product MPRSNTHRRPLTDLQQAILNFIWSKGSATSEEVRESLKPRHTLKDPTVRTLLRRLEARGYLGHKLAGKVFVYRAKVPQLSVAARAVRQIIDRFCAGSVDQFLLGMVDEKVLSAEEIRKLAKKIRNYP
- a CDS encoding cytochrome C oxidase subunit IV family protein; amino-acid sequence: MADHEHDHDQEHHPVNYRLYFKTWVWLLILTATALGLGYAPINESLKAFLLVCTTLAKILVIAAIFMHLRYERINLVLLTFVPLILAIIMFSFTYPETLGTATHLIRVH
- a CDS encoding cytochrome c oxidase subunit 3, with the translated sequence MPTLVEERKEIILPPPPPADRGGDGGSGDPESSFPVSKGQIATWILLTAILMLFAGLSSAYIVLRGQPTWQNIELPWLLWPNTAVLLMSSVALELSRKAIQRKDAASMKRWLSVGGVLGLGFLVGQLAVWKQLVNEGVYLPSTLQSSFFYILSGLHGVHLLGGVIGLSVVLGKALKDRLTVANHEPLKLIALYWHVMDALWIYLFLMMLLS